The genomic stretch TCTTTTATAATTGACATACAGACGGGAAGCGATGGATCTAAATACGTAGATTTGGTTCTCAACAGTAAtttagacagagaggaacaggcgGTTCATAATTTAATACTAACCGCTGTAGATGGCGGGGTCCCTGCACGCTCAGGCACAGCCAGTATCATCGTTAGGGTTCTGGATATCAATGACAACGCCCCTTTTTTTAACCAGCCGATATATGCTATTAATGTAACTGAGAACTCCCCAATTGGAACTCTAGTAATGACCTTGAACGCAACAGACTTGGACGAGGGCACTAACGCAGAGAAGATATATTCATACACGTTATATACATCCGAGAAGACACAAGAAAAGTTCTCTCTAAATTCGAATACAGGGGAAATAAAGGTTAAGGATGTGATTGATTTTGAGGAGAGCCACAGTTTCGATATATATATTCAAGCCAGAGACCAAGGATCTAATTCGTTATCCGGAGATTGTAAAATAATGATATTTATTACCGATCTGAATGACAACTATCCCGAGGTTACCATTAAATCTTTTAAAAGTACGCTCAAGGAAGATGTTGCCATAGGAACATTAATAGCAGTGATCAGTATAAGCGACAGGGACTCTGGGGACAACGGTGAAGTTGAGCTCACTTTGAACCAACAAACATCCCTACCTTTCGTTCTTAATAAGTCTTCGGAGGATTATTTTGCTCTGCATGTTTCAGAACCACTGGACCGTGAGACAATTCCAAGATATGAAATCACTTTCATAGTCACAGACAAAGGAACACCTCGCTTATCTGACAATGAGACAATCACCTTGGAGATACTGGATGTCAACGATAACTCGCCAATATTCCCCCAGTCGTTCTACACAATCCATGTTGTGGAGAACAACGTCCCCGGCGCACTGTTGACGTCACTCAGTGCTTTCGACCCGGACCTCCATGAGAACCAGTATCTGGTCTATTTTATCATGGAGAAGGAGATCATTAACACATCTATGTCCATGCTTTTCTCTATTAATCCAGAGAATGGCAACCTTTACGCTCTGAAGACCTTTGActttgagagggagagggagttccTCTTCCACATAGAGGCCAGAGACTCTGGGGTACCTCCACTGAACAGCAATGTGACAGTTCACATCATCATTTTGGATCAGAATGACAACACCCCGCTCATAGTGTCACCTTGGCGTGCGCAGGGCTCGGTTATTGAAGAGGTGATACCGAGGTCCACTGATAAAGGATTCCTAGTTGCCAAAGTAATCGCCATTGACGCAGACTCATTACAGAATTCACGGGTCACATATCAGCTTCTACAGATCAGTGACTCTAGCCTCTTCAGTCTAGATCAATACAATGGGGAGATCCGTACCACAAGAATGTTCAGCTATAGGGACCCCCGTCATCAGAGGCTGGTTGTTGTCGCCAAAGACAATGGAGACCCTGCTCTTTCCGCTACAGTCACCATCAAGATATCAACAGTAGAACACATGGTGACACCATTCTCAGAAACTACTGAGTTGCCTTTGGAATATGACTTGTTCACAGACTTAAATCTGTATTTGGTCATTGGTTTGGGCTCAGTATCCTTTCTGCTATTGATCACCATATTGGTGGTCATCGTGCTGAAGTGTCAGAAACCGAAGCCCTTGAAGATGCCTCCTGCTATGAATATGAATCTGAACAGTCTAAATAGGAACAGTATGATCAGCAGAAACAGTATCATCAGCCAGAGGAGCTCTACCATAGCCGATTCCACCCTAATCTCCAGTGATGCCTACTGGTACAGCCTGTTTCTAGCAGAAACCAGGAAAGGCAAGGTGGTTGTCAGACAGCCTATAGTACCGAAGGGAGCAGGCTACTTTGTGTCCAGTATACCCAGAAGCACAGGGCCTACAGAGACCAGCGACTCAAGAGCATCCACGCTACAGGTATGTGCGCCTCTGAAGATGGAGGCCCGGAGTAGTTTTCCTCTGACATATACTTCCTTATATGAAATGCACACTCTTCCTTCCTTCATGTAATCACACATCTGACAAGGTTGGATTGATGAAAGCAGTAGCCTTTCTTTCATAGAGACTATCATGTGTCACTGATTACATGAATGAAGGACGCATTCAAATACTATTCAAACAGGGCCTTGTTGTGTAAaagaaaaaatgtttttataccAGAGCCACCTCTGCATTATTTTTGAGACCAAAGCCACCTCTGCCGGTTCCTATGCGTGTCCTCTGCGCATCCTTCAGACTGACCGTTTGACCAACTTTACACAATCATATTCCACTGAGAGGAGGAGCCTATAGACCCTGTGTCACCTCAGTGCAGCTCTCAGCCTTTTATGTTTACTGACAGGTTAAACTCCAGTTAATGAACCAATACAGTAGTACTGTACTACTTATAACTACTTATCTGACAGGCTACACTCCAGTTAATGAACCAATACAGTAGTACTGTACTACTTATAACTACTTATCTGACAGGCTACACTCCAGTTAATGAACCAATACAGTAGTACTGTTCTACTTATAACTACTTATCTGACAGGCTACACTCCAGTTAATGAACCAATACAGTAGTACTGTACTACTTATAACTACTTATCTGACAGGCTACACTCCAGTTAATGAACCAATACAGTAGTACTGTACTACTTATAACTACTTATCTGACAGGCTACACTCCAGTTAATGAaccaatactgtaatactgtattactTATCTGACCAGGGTTTAGTTTGGTTTTAAATAAATCCTCTATGTATTTTGCCGAAATGTCCTCTATGCATGGGATATCTGCAGGTTTTCTAGTGTTTTGCTAAGGGATGCTGTGAGTAGCTCCTGTACCTGTTGAGTTCCAGTAATTGCACTaccgctagttagcattggcctgTGGAACTAACGCTAACTTTCTTTATACAGCACACATAAACATAGCATCCACAAGTTCACCAGACTCTGGGAAAGTAGAACAAGAATATCACTGTATCCATTTAAGCTCTGTTCCAGTCCTGTGGTGTATGAACACCGCTAGGCTATTACTGTGTAAGTGTTATGCAGACATAACAGAAAAACTTATTTGCTTTTAATTTGCCCTGCAGTCATTCACTCTACTGGGGTTTGGCTCAGTTTGCTTATTTAAGTCATTGAGCCATGCTAATTCCCAAGTCATGTTAGTGCCACTTCCTTTCATTCTTTGCTTGCAGTTCATGCAATTTTAATAACAAAAAATAGCTTTCCAAGAACGTCTGTCTGCTGTTGTCTCAGACACTACAACTCTCTGAGCTGAATTGCAAAAACCAGGACCGGGGTTTGTGTAATAATAAAACTAACCTGGGGGAAAATAATGGACTGATGTGAGCTCTATACAGTATAATGGGAATGCCAGTGTAGGCTAAACATTGTATGACATTGTTAGtttattgtaattatttttgtgttgatgtgtttgtctgtgtgcatTGTCTTTTCCAGGTCCAATAAGAGGCTAACCTTGTCTAACTGAAGTACTTTTTTAATTTGAGCTCTGACTTAGAGAGGAGACTGCCTTGTCCCTATTGTACTGACATGACATGAAAACAAACAAGAGATTAGGATTGGATTAGTGGATCTTGGGTtttggaaaagtgtgtgtgtgtgtgtgtgtgtgtgtgtgtgtgtgtgtgtgtgtgtgtgtgtgtgtgtgtgtgtgtgtgtgtgtgtgtgtgtgtgtgtgtgtgtgtgtgtgtgtgtgtgtgtgtgtgtgtgtgtgtgtgtgtgtgtgtgtgtgtgtgtgtgtgtgtgtgtgtgtgtgtgttggactctGACCATTGAACCTGTCTCTTTTTCTGTTCTAAAGTACTCAAAATGAAAGGAAGCCCATTCTACAGCTGGAGGTATGCTGGTTGCTGGTAACATGATGTAGGAGCACTGATTGGTGTAGCTCAATCTAGAATTGTGTTTCTCACTATTTTTTTGTGCAAGTGTCGCTGTCCTGCTCTAATGATAGGTCTAATTGTCACTTTATCACCCCTAACGTGGGTTTGACTCTGTGTGGGCAGAGTCCAGTCTCCTTTGTAAAAGGGGGCATGCATTATAAAATGTCAGCAAAGAGCCGACATACATTGATTTCCagagaggatgcagagagagggttgaattcctggtctctttctctatccctttcCCTATTTGTTTTCTGTCCCCCTCCCCTGACACACACGGCACACTCTTCTTCCCATTGACCTTCATTGTGATGCATCTGTGATTAGATTGGGaaaccaatcactgacagctgaGATTAGGCCCAAAGTGGCTGCCAGGTCAGAGCAGTAATGCCAATATGTGGTTTGTTTGGCAGAGATTCAGGCTAAAGTGCTAACTAGCACAGATAAAGAATAGGATTAAGGTATGCACTGTCTTGTTCCAAAGCTCAGTGTGCACACCAGCTTCAGAGCAGCGGCTGCATCCAGCCCCTctgtcacacccacacacatcccTGCATATTTTGGCTCTGCCCCTGCTCCCCAGCAGCCACATCTTATCATTGGCCCAATACAGGGAGAAATAATGAAATGATGAGCTGCTCAATGCCTGTCGGCCACTGTCTAACACAGACTAACTGTGGCCTCCATAGACATATTACCTTTAGCCCTGCACgtacgcgcgcgcacacacacacaaacacacacacacacatacacataaacaaTTGCACTAAAGTAGTTCAAACACCAGCTTGCCTATCCTTCACTCCTACAGACTGTGATGTGCATGTCTCTATGGTACATCTCCCTTTCTGTTGCCCTATTTTTGTCATTTGTTTGGTTTAATTCAAATTTCACTTGCTTGCTTTTTAATCTGACCTAGATGCACATGATAGATCCATTCTGCAATTTGGCCATTCTGTAATTTCTCAATTCCTGTGGGGACAATAAAAGATAATGATTTGAGAAATAGCCCATGTAGACAATTTTATAGATTTTACCATGCACACCTCCTTGCATAATCCAGAGGCATGTTAATTGTTTATGACCGTAAAAGTAAGCAACTTGGTATCTAATGCCCACCCATGTTCGATTGATGGTGGAAATAACCAGTCAAGCCCCAGTTGGAGATCTTAACAGTTGCATGAATTGTGACTCCTTATAGGCTGTCAGTCAAGctgatccccctcctctctccacctcctatTTGGCTGACTGTGTTTTCTATTTATTGGCAGGATTCCAGGGCCAGCAGTGACCTGCCATGATGTCCTCAATCTGGATTATTCGGCTGCAGAACGTTCAAAGAAGTTAAGAGTGACCAACACCCCTCCTTCAATCACTGGGATCCAACAGTTACCTCTGGGGGCAGCTCGTCGAACCCTCTGCCCAAACATACCACACCAACCACCTCAGCAACTGTAGACTACCTTTATCATCTTCCATCAAGCATGAATCTGCATGGCTACATCAACAGGTACTTGTATTTAGAAAATATCATAAAGAAGAAAGGAACATCAAACACAAGGTCTTTCAGACAACATTGGACTGATGTCATTATGCATCGCACCCTCACTGGGACTTTTGACTGTAAATGTGGGACCAGGCACTCAATATCTTCCAAAATCCTACCTTACCTCTCCAAGAAACACAATTACACAAAAGGGATATTCTGTTTAGTCCTTGTGAGGGTTCCTCATCATTGTGATGTCAATGCATTATTGGGGTATGTGTCAGAGGTCACAATATGGTCAATGCCATAACTCTGTTAGCTAGTGAAATAACTATCTTTGTTCATCTGTGAATGTGTAGTGTGCATAGATAACGTTTGTACATTTTGTTTAGAAATAATACTAAAGTTTTTCATAATTTGGCTTTGTAGACCTTACCAATTTTCTTGAATGTGTTGAATTATGTTTTTGACTCTGAACATCAGCCTATGTTATGGGATTATTTATCTCCTGAGACATGGTATGAGATGTGCATGTTGAGTTGGTAACAAGATAGATCAAGACCTCATACCTGTCATTCAATGAGCCAGGTAGGAGAGAAGTACCCCATCTTACTCCACTTCACATTGCAGACAGAGATAGCTAATATATTCTCACGGTTGAAATCTTCATGATCACATTTGACACTGACGCTATATTTAGTATATTTTGATGAGAAACATTTCCTGctcagcatgtgtgtgtatatatatatatatataagcacaGACTATAATCCATTTTTTGTGTGAGAATCATGTCCAAGGAAAAACTCAGGACAGCGAGAAATACCCAGATTTAGTTCCTACCTGCCTAAGCAGGACAATATGAGGGTCAAATGTAGCCAACACTGTATGTAGAATATCTGAGGCACTAAAGGGGTTCACTTTACAACAATTTATCATACCTCTGTCTGAGCCTTCTCAACTAAACTCCACAGGCCTCTGCCAGGTTCCAATTACTGTAACACTTACTCCATCCCACACTCCCAGTGTCCCTGTCACTGTGAACAAACCTCAGAGAATCAGCTAAAGGAGAATTCAGTGTTAAACAGGAAGCTTAGAGGAAGAAACCATGTGTACTTTATATAAGAAATGTTACTATATCCACTTAAAAAAATAAgactgttttaaaaaaaaaagatgtatTGTTGtatatttgaaatgtatttatgttGGCATGGTGCAATACAATATTCTGGCCATGTTTTTAAAGTTTACAATGTTTTATGAATTGTCATGTTTTTATTGGATATTTTGACCTAACAATTGTTAACACTGCTTTTTATGTGACTTATTGAAGTACATTGTGTAGCCTACTGTATGACATTTGTATTGCAATACATCATTCACATCTTTTATCTGATACAGTGTACAGACAAACAATCTAAATTATTTTATGAAATGTGAATGTAGCGCTCCCCTGTTTAAGAATTTAGCCAAAATGTTATTTGAAATTTATAGACATACAGAGTATCTCTTCTCCCAGCAATACCCTGAAGTGCAGAGATTTAATGCAAGGCATTAGGTCTTAGAAATGAGAAACTAGAACAGACAGCAGTATTTACACGTCACAATGAAGGGAAAGGGccaaaagaaggagagagagagatgaggagaaagaatCTAAAGACGAGTGAGACAGAAAGGGGATTCCTTTGACTCCAGTGCATGTCATGTATGACCTATCGGCCCTGCACTCACAATCCATCCAGCTATTCCTATTCACAGTGATTTCCACTGAATCCAGATCTGGCTACACCACTCATATACCACAGGCTGCAGTGCAGTCATAGTTTGAAGTTCTAATTAACTCTCCAATTCTCTCTTTATCAGTCTCTTCCTATTTAAAGCCCTGTGTGAATCATGACCTCACCTCCCGTCACAATGTGAGGTCACTGTTTGGGTCTGAGGGCTGATGGTGTTGGACACACAGCTGTCTGATTGCTACACTAATGATGTGGGCGCTGCCTGCTCTGTCTGTGGGGAGAATATGCTGCCTGAGCCTTGTATGAAGACACATTTATTACACATTTTAGGCAACAGAAAATATTAAACTAAATTCAGACGTCTTGAGCTCTTTATGGGTCTCCTGCATTATACCAGTACATGTGACTTGAGGAGAATGAGATGATGGTTCTTAATCCAGATTCAAGTCATGATTATTGCAAGGGATAAAATGTAATCTGGATTCATTTAGATCCCAGGCATTTGGAGAAAATCTCCCAAGCAGTCAGTGGCTGGGTGATTGGCTGATATGACCTGAGACCTTAAGCTCTACTTTGACAGTGGATGGGGTTTAAAACCTGTATCGGCGTATCTACTTTGTACTTTTTTAAAAATACAATATACTTTTTATATCTGATGTAATCTCTGCACTTGGCTTGATGGTACATGAGGGTGTCTGTGGTGCTTGCTTAAGTATCATGCAGATCATGTCTGTCTCTGTTGTGTAGCTACACTGCTTATTCCTGCATTATGATTATATGGTCTGACTGTATCTGCCTCCCTTTCTGTAGGGCTTCCTGTGTTATTTATAGGTGAGTGGGGGGCGGGGACACAACCCACAACGCTGATTGGCAGATGCGAGTTaaaaagtgagtgagagagaatggcATTGCTTACATTTTTTTATTCAAAAATAGTTTGGATGTTGTTTCTGTTGCTTAAATGTCCTGCTTGTAGATGCTGGTGTCAATAAAGCTTTAAGATATGTGGTTCTGTGGGTCCCTTTCTTTCTGAAGGCCATTATTGAAGTTATCAGTGTTGTTAGGATACTTAAATTGTCAGACATTGATGATGACCCAGTTTCTCACTTCGGTACTCCATGCTAAATCAAGGAGATTGATTATTAAACTGAGGGAGAGGTTAATATGAAGGAAGTATCAGGTAGAAACACAGCTTTCCTGGTGATTTTCTTCTTATCTTAAAGACTGCCCACACGGCACAGTGAAACACTGATGGATGATCTCCATTGTGACGGCACAGAGACAGAGCCTCTACCCTGCAGTCCGCTGCAAACGATTGACGGGAGTGGCTGGTTGCCAGGAACCACCCGGCACCTAGGAAATGGTTGCTATGACAACCGCACCACCTTCCTGTGATTACGGAGGAGGGGATTATCATGAACACCCTGCTTTCTATTTTGTCTCCATCATTCCCTCTCCTTTTGGCTGTtctgtctctttcgctctctctctctctctctctctctaattgaaTGTTTCTGCCGTGTGACTGCCTTTGCACAAAATATTTCAGAAATCATGACACAATCTCTTGGGCACTGATAATGAAGTAATCTTCAATTCATGCTAACTATTGTTTGACACTCCAGTATTTCAGTAATCATATTCTAACCCCTGCAGAGTGCTCCAGTTACAACGGTCAGCACCTTCTATATGTAGTACCAACCCCCACAAACCtctgctctcttgctctccctctctctatcgccaACCATTCTCAGTCCctctctcatacatacatacatatgcatGTGCACTGACATACACACCAATATGCTGACCTGCACACAAGCAAGTACGTgtgtgcccacacacacactacattcctCTTTCAATCGGCAGCATTTTCCTCAATGATAGCTCTTGaggttcagcaccatggatagcGACCCACCTCAAACTCCTATTGCTATGGAGACAAGCTGTGCCACAatagagataaaagagagagagagagagagagcatgaggggAGAGGTCATATCTCTCATTTTTCACAAGAAGTCAGCAAGACATCATACATTAATTGCAAGGAACATATACCATGCCAACCCCATATTCAAAAATGTCCATGCCTGGAAAATATTACATAGTCACATACACGCAAATAATAGGCTAATTTTCTGAAGAATTAATTGTTGTTGTTCTTACACTGGACAAAGACAACTACATTATGACAAcagattatatacagtacagtggcaagaaaaagtatgtgaaccctttggaattacctgtatttctgcataaattggtcataaaatttgatctgaacttcatctaagtcacaacagacaaacagtctgcttaacctaataacacacaaacaattacacGTTTTAATCTCTTTATTGAAAAcatcatgtaaacattcacagtgcagagTGGAAAAAGTATGcaaacccttggatttaataactggttgaccctcctttggcagcaataacctcaaccaaatgttttctgtagttgcggatcagacctgtaCAACGGTCAAGAGGAATTTTCGAcgattcctctttacaaaactgtttcagttcaccAATATTCTTGGAATGTTTGGTGTGAACCGCTCttttgaggtcatgccacagcatctcaatagggttgaggtcaggagtctgactgggccactccagaaggggTATTGTTTTTCTGTTGATTTACTTCAGTGTTTTGggatgttgtcctgttgcatcactcaacttctgttgagcttcaattggtggacagatagccttacattctctgGCAAAATGTGTTAACAAACTTGGGAATACATTTTTCCggcgatgatagcaagctgtccaggccctaaggcagactttttttctccacacatagtgttgtatgttccttccaaacaacacaactttagtttcatctgttcACTGAATATTTAGCCAGTAGCATTGTGGAACATCCATGTGCTCTTTTGctaacttcagacgtgcagcaatatttttttggacagcagtggcttcttctgtggtgtcctcccatgaacaccaatCTTGTTTAGTgctttacgtatcgtagactcgtcaacagagttagcatgttccagagatttctgtaagtatctagctgacactctaggattcttcttaacctcattgagcattctatgctgtgctcttgcagtcactCATAGGGAGtcactcacagtcactctccatTTATAGGCAATTAGTTTTACcttggactgatgaacatcaaggctttcaGAGAtaattttgtaaccctttccagctttatacaAGTCAACCATTTTTAATctcaggtcttctgagatctcttttgtttgagccaTGGTTCACATCAGTCAATGCtgcttgtgaatagcaaactccaattgtgagtgttttttatagggcagggcagctctaaacaccatctccaatctcgtctcattgattggactccagtttagctgacacctgactccaattagcttttggagacgtcattagcctaggggttcacagtacagtacactacagtacactgtgattgttgaaattatgtattcaatatagacaagaaaaacacaataatttgtgtgttattagtttaagcacaccaTCTTTGTCTATTGTTATGACTTAGATGAagttcagatcaaattttatgaccaatttatgtagaattccaggtaattccaaagggttcacatactttttcttgccactgtatacagtgccttgcaaaagtattcatccccctaatttgttgcattacaacctgtaatttaaatagatttttatttttatttcatgtaatggacaaacacaaaattgtccaaattgGAAAAGTGAAATGAAAATTATaacttttctttttttaaacggaaaagtggtgtgtgcatacgTATTCATCCCCTTTACTATGAACCCCCTAAAAAAGATTGGGtgaaaccaattaccttcagaagtcacataattagttaaataaagtccacctgtatgcaatctaagtgtcacatgatatgtcacatgatctcactatacctgttctgaaagggcccagagtctgcaacaccattgagcaagtggcaccaccaagcaagttgCACCAtgaaggagctctccaaacaggtcagggacaaagttgtggaggagtacagatcagggttgggttagaaaaAAAATACCTGAATCTTTgtacatcccacggagcaccattaaatccattatttaaaaaaatggaaagaatatggcaccataacaaacatgccaagagagggctgcccaccaaaactcacagaccaggcaaggagggcattaatcagagaggcaacaaagggaccaaagataaccctgaaggagctgcaaagctctgcagcggagattggagtatctgccgtttaagccatacactccacagagctgggctttatggaagagtgtccagaaaaaaaaaccattgcttaaagaaaaaaataagcaaacacgtttggtgtttgccaaaagccatgtgggagactccccaaacatatggaagtagGTACTATGGTCAGATGagatggccatcaaggaaaattctatgtctggcgcaaacccaacagcTCTCAGTACCCCGAGAACACGCGggaaatcgcgctgttaagacactgatgccctttgcaatcacgtacctatgtaagagtggattctcggccctcactagcatgaaaactaaatacaggcacagactttgtgtggaaaatgttttaagactgagactctctacaatacaacccaacattgcagagttatatGCATCATTTCAAGCAcgcccttctcattaacctgtagAGAGTTATTCGCAATTTTCGAATAACAAATAAAGTTTTacatgtaagatggctaaatagaGAAAAATGATtgactattattatattatgatttgtaccctggtcctataagagcacTTTGTCACTTCctacgagccgggttgtgacaaaaactcacactcattcttgtgtttaataaatgtatagtatagtatagtatataaatagtttaataaat from Oncorhynchus gorbuscha isolate QuinsamMale2020 ecotype Even-year unplaced genomic scaffold, OgorEven_v1.0 Un_scaffold_27:::fragment_2:::debris, whole genome shotgun sequence encodes the following:
- the LOC124017541 gene encoding protocadherin alpha-C2-like isoform X1, yielding MALSIATEWTRCVTVLFVFSAMWGIALSINRYSIPEEMQEGSVVANLATDLGLDLRTLITRKAKLDIIHRNKYLDINKETGDLFILEKIDREYICSSKTTSCFLKMDVIFENPIRIFNIELEIMDINDNAPVFRRETMHLDISESTAAGERFSLTNAVDADVGANSIKTYYLSESKSFIIDIQTGSDGSKYVDLVLNSNLDREEQAVHNLILTAVDGGVPARSGTASIIVRVLDINDNAPFFNQPIYAINVTENSPIGTLVMTLNATDLDEGTNAEKIYSYTLYTSEKTQEKFSLNSNTGEIKVKDVIDFEESHSFDIYIQARDQGSNSLSGDCKIMIFITDLNDNYPEVTIKSFKSTLKEDVAIGTLIAVISISDRDSGDNGEVELTLNQQTSLPFVLNKSSEDYFALHVSEPLDRETIPRYEITFIVTDKGTPRLSDNETITLEILDVNDNSPIFPQSFYTIHVVENNVPGALLTSLSAFDPDLHENQYLVYFIMEKEIINTSMSMLFSINPENGNLYALKTFDFEREREFLFHIEARDSGVPPLNSNVTVHIIILDQNDNTPLIVSPWRAQGSVIEEVIPRSTDKGFLVAKVIAIDADSLQNSRVTYQLLQISDSSLFSLDQYNGEIRTTRMFSYRDPRHQRLVVVAKDNGDPALSATVTIKISTVEHMVTPFSETTELPLEYDLFTDLNLYLVIGLGSVSFLLLITILVVIVLKCQKPKPLKMPPAMNMNLNSLNRNSMISRNSIISQRSSTIADSTLISSDAYWYSLFLAETRKGKVVVRQPIVPKGAGYFVSSIPRSTGPTETSDSRASTLQDSRASSDLP
- the LOC124017541 gene encoding protocadherin alpha-C2-like isoform X2, whose translation is MALSIATEWTRCVTVLFVFSAMWGIALSINRYSIPEEMQEGSVVANLATDLGLDLRTLITRKAKLDIIHRNKYLDINKETGDLFILEKIDREYICSSKTTSCFLKMDVIFENPIRIFNIELEIMDINDNAPVFRRETMHLDISESTAAGERFSLTNAVDADVGANSIKTYYLSESKSFIIDIQTGSDGSKYVDLVLNSNLDREEQAVHNLILTAVDGGVPARSGTASIIVRVLDINDNAPFFNQPIYAINVTENSPIGTLVMTLNATDLDEGTNAEKIYSYTLYTSEKTQEKFSLNSNTGEIKVKDVIDFEESHSFDIYIQARDQGSNSLSGDCKIMIFITDLNDNYPEVTIKSFKSTLKEDVAIGTLIAVISISDRDSGDNGEVELTLNQQTSLPFVLNKSSEDYFALHVSEPLDRETIPRYEITFIVTDKGTPRLSDNETITLEILDVNDNSPIFPQSFYTIHVVENNVPGALLTSLSAFDPDLHENQYLVYFIMEKEIINTSMSMLFSINPENGNLYALKTFDFEREREFLFHIEARDSGVPPLNSNVTVHIIILDQNDNTPLIVSPWRAQGSVIEEVIPRSTDKGFLVAKVIAIDADSLQNSRVTYQLLQISDSSLFSLDQYNGEIRTTRMFSYRDPRHQRLVVVAKDNGDPALSATVTIKISTVEHMVTPFSETTELPLEYDLFTDLNLYLVIGLGSVSFLLLITILVVIVLKCQKPKPLKMPPAMNMNLNSLNRNSMISRNSIISQRSSTIADSTLISSDAYWYSLFLAETRKGKVVVRQPIVPKGAGYFVSSIPRSTGPTETSDSRASTLQYSK